One part of the Salinivirga cyanobacteriivorans genome encodes these proteins:
- a CDS encoding UDP-2,3-diacylglucosamine diphosphatase — protein sequence MPKIYFASDMHLGFPRQEESIHRERKVVKWLDDIIDQADELYLLGDVFDFWFEYKHVVPRGFTRFLGKLAEFTDRGKPVHFFTGNHDVWVFDYLPKEIGVHVHRKPIIKEIDGKKFFIGHGDGLGSGDVGYKLLKGIFTNKVLQWLFARLHPNGAVGFAHRWSKHSRYSKGFATEDYNPEKEHLVSFIKNHEANEHCDYYIFGHRHFPVHHKVGEATYVNLGDWLNHFSYAYWDGEQMHLEKYQAD from the coding sequence ATGCCGAAGATTTATTTTGCTTCAGATATGCATTTGGGCTTTCCCCGCCAGGAGGAGAGTATTCACCGCGAGCGAAAAGTTGTAAAGTGGCTCGACGATATTATAGATCAGGCCGATGAACTGTACCTTTTGGGCGATGTTTTTGATTTTTGGTTTGAGTATAAACATGTTGTTCCAAGAGGATTTACACGTTTTTTAGGTAAGCTTGCAGAATTTACTGACCGCGGAAAGCCCGTGCATTTTTTTACAGGAAACCATGATGTGTGGGTTTTCGATTATTTACCGAAAGAAATTGGGGTTCATGTGCACAGGAAACCAATCATTAAGGAAATTGATGGGAAAAAGTTTTTTATCGGGCATGGCGATGGTTTGGGATCAGGTGATGTGGGATATAAATTGCTGAAAGGTATTTTTACAAATAAAGTACTACAATGGTTATTTGCCCGGCTTCACCCAAACGGAGCTGTAGGCTTTGCGCACCGATGGTCCAAACATAGCCGCTACAGCAAAGGGTTTGCTACCGAAGATTATAATCCGGAAAAGGAGCACCTTGTTTCATTTATTAAAAACCATGAAGCAAACGAACATTGCGATTACTACATTTTTGGTCACAGACACTTTCCGGTGCATCATAAGGTTGGCGAAGCCACTTATGTAAACCTGGGCGATTGGTTAAATCATTTCTCTTACGCTTACTGGGATGGCGAGCAAATGCATTTGGAAAAATACCAGGCAGACTAA
- a CDS encoding TlpA disulfide reductase family protein → MRFTVLFAVILLFLSACNKESKGPEIQGTIYGANNETIYLMNLLEKNAQPDSVAINANGDFVFDIEVDQPTDYVLYLDQQNFIRLILLPDQQVQITADASDLATSYRIEGSTSSKAVRDVIQHNLHSNSIVDSLNMVYKANEGSPGLEKLIPELQQQSQEIFQKERDYLVNFIEENKSPLASYVALSMRLSNEPLFDPQDDMKYFEMVDTALASRYENSRMSSLISNFIRKVKSQEERRQTASQRLSVGAIAPDIALPNPQGDTVKLSSLRGKYVLLDFWASWCKPCRIENPNLVKTYWKYKWKGFDIYQVSLDRNRDDWVQAIYKDRLKNWKHVSDLKFWQSSAAKLYNVRSIPSNFLIDPEGKIVARNLRGPSLGKKLEEIFAKK, encoded by the coding sequence ATGAGGTTTACAGTTTTGTTTGCAGTAATTTTACTGTTTTTAAGTGCTTGCAATAAAGAATCGAAGGGTCCGGAAATTCAGGGGACCATTTACGGTGCTAATAATGAGACAATCTATTTGATGAATTTGCTGGAAAAGAATGCCCAGCCAGACTCGGTTGCTATTAATGCCAATGGCGATTTTGTTTTTGATATTGAGGTAGACCAGCCTACGGATTATGTGTTGTATTTAGATCAGCAAAACTTTATCAGACTTATTCTGCTTCCTGATCAACAGGTTCAGATTACTGCAGATGCCAGTGATTTGGCTACAAGCTACCGTATTGAGGGGTCAACCTCCAGTAAAGCAGTACGGGATGTTATTCAGCATAATTTGCACAGCAATAGTATTGTCGACAGTCTTAATATGGTGTATAAAGCCAATGAAGGAAGCCCGGGCCTTGAAAAACTAATCCCTGAACTGCAACAGCAAAGTCAGGAAATTTTTCAAAAGGAGCGTGACTACCTTGTAAATTTTATAGAAGAGAATAAGAGCCCACTTGCTTCATACGTGGCGCTCTCCATGCGCCTTTCAAATGAGCCGCTTTTCGATCCTCAGGATGATATGAAATATTTTGAAATGGTAGATACAGCGCTTGCAAGCCGTTATGAAAATTCGAGAATGAGCAGCCTCATAAGTAATTTTATACGGAAGGTTAAATCTCAGGAGGAGCGCCGTCAAACGGCAAGTCAGAGGTTAAGTGTTGGGGCCATAGCACCCGATATTGCCTTGCCTAACCCACAGGGAGATACTGTTAAACTTTCGTCGCTTAGGGGCAAATATGTGCTGCTCGATTTCTGGGCATCCTGGTGCAAGCCATGCCGTATTGAAAATCCGAACCTTGTTAAAACTTACTGGAAATATAAGTGGAAAGGGTTTGATATATACCAGGTATCATTGGACCGTAATCGTGACGATTGGGTACAGGCTATTTATAAAGACCGTCTTAAGAATTGGAAACATGTAAGTGATCTTAAGTTTTGGCAGTCTTCAGCAGCTAAATTGTACAATGTAAGGTCTATTCCGTCTAATTTCCTGATCGACCCCGAAGGAAAAATTGTAGCTCGAAATCTGCGTGGCCCAAGCCTGGGGAAAAAATTAGAGGAGATTTTTGCCAAGAAATAG
- a CDS encoding bifunctional riboflavin kinase/FAD synthetase — MKTYKDIKDIAINRPVVTMGTFDGLHIGHLHVLSQLKSLTRKYDGESVILTFWPHPRKVLNSGDIKLLNTIEEKIDLFERNGIDHLIILDFTEELAALTYEDFVKEILVDKLKLEHLVFGYDHRFGKNGEGTFEKLQPLAGKYHFKLHKLDEVRVGHAVSSTRIRHALQYGHVSEANKMLGYPYQLAGEVVKGEQLGRKIGFPTANLKITCVYKLIPGNGVYACKAYLNGTSRPAMMNIGVKPTINNQQVRNIEVHLIDFKGDLYGQHITVELIEKIREETKFPSLNDLVDQLKKDRVQSLNIFSQNN; from the coding sequence TTGAAAACATACAAAGATATAAAAGATATTGCAATTAACAGGCCAGTTGTAACCATGGGAACATTTGATGGTTTGCACATTGGTCATTTGCATGTTTTAAGCCAGCTAAAGTCGCTTACACGCAAGTATGATGGAGAAAGCGTAATTCTGACATTCTGGCCACATCCCCGAAAGGTGCTCAATTCAGGAGATATTAAACTACTCAACACCATTGAAGAAAAAATTGATCTTTTTGAACGAAATGGTATCGACCACCTGATAATTCTTGATTTTACTGAAGAACTGGCAGCACTCACTTATGAGGATTTTGTAAAAGAAATATTGGTTGATAAGCTGAAATTGGAGCATCTTGTTTTTGGATACGACCACAGGTTTGGTAAAAACGGAGAAGGCACCTTTGAAAAATTACAGCCACTCGCCGGTAAATACCATTTTAAACTCCATAAACTCGACGAAGTCAGAGTCGGACATGCTGTAAGCTCAACACGAATAAGGCATGCTCTGCAATATGGCCACGTAAGTGAAGCCAACAAAATGCTCGGATATCCATACCAACTTGCCGGTGAAGTAGTAAAAGGCGAACAACTGGGTCGGAAAATAGGCTTCCCGACTGCCAATCTTAAAATTACATGCGTCTACAAACTCATTCCGGGCAACGGCGTTTATGCCTGCAAAGCATATTTAAACGGGACATCAAGACCGGCCATGATGAACATTGGAGTAAAACCCACGATAAACAACCAACAAGTGCGCAATATAGAAGTCCATTTAATCGATTTTAAAGGCGACCTTTACGGGCAGCATATAACGGTAGAACTCATCGAAAAAATACGTGAAGAGACCAAATTTCCCTCGCTCAACGATTTGGTTGACCAGCTAAAAAAAGACAGGGTGCAATCGCTGAATATATTTTCGCAAAATAATTAG
- the citD gene encoding citrate lyase acyl carrier protein — MSEGYAGNKGPKIKSDCHVTLKQQPSGGINIQLKSKVEKLYGDQIKKVATATLNKLGIEHCEVLIEDSGALDWVIAARIEAAVKQFSDTSETYIPDLKPYNQYETSKERDRLSRLYLPGNNPKMMLNAGIHKPHGIILDLEDAVAPAKKHEARFVVRNALCSANFYGAERMVRINQGEMGIEDLQYIVPHNVHLILIPKVEDPEYICRLDKEVQRLEARHQIEKPVFYMPIIESALGVEKAYEIATACRNIVALAIGLEDYTADIGVKRTSTAEESLYARMRLVNAAKAAGIQPIDSVFSDVGDMEGLFENVRKSKQLGFEGMGCIHPRQIKVIHDGFAPEAKELEKSMKIVDAAIKAEEQGLGVVSLGTKMIDPPVVKRHKKQIDRAVRMGLIDKNWQETYNQE, encoded by the coding sequence ATGAGCGAAGGATATGCGGGCAACAAAGGCCCTAAAATAAAATCGGATTGCCATGTCACCCTTAAACAGCAACCCTCCGGAGGCATTAATATCCAGTTAAAAAGCAAAGTTGAAAAACTGTATGGCGACCAGATTAAAAAAGTGGCCACAGCGACACTCAATAAATTGGGTATTGAGCATTGCGAAGTGCTGATAGAAGATTCAGGAGCACTTGACTGGGTTATTGCAGCCCGTATTGAAGCTGCTGTAAAACAATTCAGCGATACTTCAGAAACATATATCCCCGACCTCAAACCATACAACCAATACGAAACATCAAAAGAACGCGATAGATTATCGAGGTTGTACCTGCCCGGGAACAACCCTAAAATGATGCTTAATGCAGGTATTCATAAACCACATGGCATTATTCTGGACCTCGAAGATGCTGTAGCACCAGCAAAAAAACACGAAGCCCGTTTTGTGGTGCGAAATGCTTTGTGCAGCGCCAATTTTTACGGAGCCGAACGCATGGTCAGAATCAATCAGGGTGAAATGGGAATCGAAGATCTACAGTATATTGTGCCGCATAACGTGCATCTGATTTTAATTCCCAAAGTAGAAGATCCGGAATATATTTGCCGCCTCGACAAGGAAGTTCAAAGACTTGAGGCCAGACACCAAATCGAAAAACCTGTATTTTACATGCCCATCATTGAGAGTGCTTTGGGCGTAGAAAAAGCATACGAAATAGCCACAGCCTGCCGCAATATTGTAGCATTGGCCATTGGTCTTGAAGACTATACTGCAGACATTGGTGTTAAACGCACAAGCACCGCAGAAGAATCACTCTATGCCAGAATGCGCCTTGTGAATGCAGCAAAGGCTGCAGGCATACAACCCATTGATTCGGTATTTTCAGACGTGGGCGATATGGAGGGCCTATTTGAAAATGTAAGAAAATCGAAGCAGCTCGGATTCGAAGGAATGGGGTGTATACACCCACGGCAAATTAAAGTTATTCATGACGGATTTGCACCTGAAGCAAAGGAACTGGAAAAGTCCATGAAAATTGTAGACGCCGCAATAAAAGCCGAGGAACAAGGCCTTGGTGTAGTCTCACTGGGTACAAAAATGATTGACCCCCCTGTAGTTAAACGCCACAAAAAACAAATCGATCGTGCCGTGCGAATGGGACTTATCGATAAAAACTGGCAGGAAACATACAACCAGGAATAA
- the citF gene encoding citrate lyase subunit alpha, with protein sequence MTEFVKNAAGRLIPTHINDKEVVPFQGVGKYRPQGRKYAPPIKTVADYPEDGDKRVASLKDALIKAGLKDGMTISTHHHFRNGDILANQIFDIAAEMGVKDLVWYPSASFPCHEHLIQYLESGVIHHIEGSMNGPLGRFASQGKMRGQGVLRSHGGRYQAVQDGDVHIDIAIIAAPCADPFGNANGLYGDAACGLLGFALADSEYADQVVVVTDNMVPFPCIPWQIQGNNVDITVEVDKIGIPEKIVSGTTKVTKSPDRLLIAEMTAQFCDEAGLIKEGFSFQAGAGGTSLSIGIYFGEIMRKKGIKARFARGGSNQYLVKMFEEGLVEHILDGQTFDLEGVRSMRENPTHVNTSPFTSYNYHGKGNFASLIDIVILGATEVDTNFNANVVTHSDGYLLHGIGGWQNCLFGKTVILPIPLFRDRIPVIVDEVTTLCGPGDLIDVIVTERGIAVNPKRKDLLEKLKDSELPIKTIEELKAEAEEICGKPQKPEFDDEVIAAIKWVDGTVIDVVRKIKE encoded by the coding sequence ATGACAGAATTTGTAAAAAACGCAGCCGGAAGACTCATTCCAACGCATATAAACGACAAAGAGGTTGTTCCGTTTCAGGGTGTGGGCAAATACCGCCCACAGGGCAGAAAATATGCACCACCCATAAAAACAGTAGCCGACTATCCTGAAGATGGCGATAAGCGGGTAGCATCACTCAAAGATGCACTTATTAAAGCCGGGCTAAAAGATGGCATGACCATTTCTACACATCACCACTTCAGGAATGGTGACATACTGGCCAACCAGATTTTCGATATTGCGGCAGAGATGGGCGTAAAAGACCTCGTATGGTACCCCTCCGCCTCTTTCCCTTGCCACGAGCACCTTATCCAATATCTTGAAAGTGGAGTAATTCATCACATAGAAGGTTCAATGAACGGGCCCCTTGGCCGCTTTGCCAGCCAGGGTAAAATGAGAGGTCAGGGCGTGCTCCGCTCGCATGGAGGTCGCTACCAGGCCGTGCAAGACGGAGATGTGCACATCGACATTGCCATTATCGCAGCACCATGCGCTGACCCGTTCGGCAATGCCAACGGTCTTTATGGAGATGCTGCTTGTGGCCTACTGGGCTTTGCCCTGGCCGATTCAGAATATGCCGACCAGGTTGTGGTGGTTACAGACAATATGGTACCCTTTCCATGCATACCCTGGCAAATTCAGGGAAATAATGTAGATATTACCGTTGAAGTAGATAAAATTGGAATACCCGAAAAAATTGTGTCGGGCACCACAAAAGTAACAAAAAGCCCTGACCGGCTGTTGATTGCAGAAATGACAGCTCAATTTTGCGATGAAGCCGGACTCATTAAAGAAGGCTTCTCTTTCCAGGCCGGAGCAGGAGGTACATCGCTGAGCATTGGAATATATTTTGGTGAAATAATGCGCAAAAAAGGCATAAAAGCCCGCTTTGCCAGAGGTGGAAGTAATCAGTACCTGGTAAAAATGTTTGAAGAGGGACTTGTGGAACACATTCTCGACGGCCAAACCTTCGACCTTGAAGGAGTACGGTCTATGCGCGAAAACCCGACACACGTTAATACCAGCCCATTTACCAGCTACAATTATCACGGTAAAGGCAACTTTGCATCATTAATAGACATTGTAATTCTCGGTGCCACTGAGGTAGACACAAACTTCAATGCCAATGTAGTGACCCACTCTGACGGTTACTTGCTTCACGGTATCGGAGGCTGGCAAAACTGCCTGTTTGGCAAAACTGTAATTCTGCCTATCCCGCTGTTTCGCGATCGCATACCGGTAATTGTAGACGAAGTTACCACTTTATGCGGACCCGGCGATTTAATTGATGTAATCGTTACTGAGCGCGGTATTGCAGTAAATCCTAAACGCAAAGACCTGCTCGAAAAACTTAAAGACAGCGAACTGCCCATTAAAACTATCGAAGAACTAAAAGCAGAAGCCGAAGAAATCTGCGGCAAACCCCAAAAACCGGAATTTGATGATGAAGTTATTGCAGCCATCAAATGGGTTGACGGAACTGTTATTGATGTTGTAAGAAAAATAAAAGAATAA